CGCTCTGGCGCGTCAACGGCCCGCTGTCGAACATGCCCGAGTTCAGGGCGGCGTGGGGCTGCAAGGACGGCGACCCGATGGTCCGCGCCGTCGCCGTGCGCCCGAGCATCTGGTGAGCCGCGCGGCATGATCACCGACCCCGGCGGGGGCGCGCCATTGCTGTCCGTCGCGACCCCGCCGAAGTTGGTGCCATGCGCGCCGCAATCCTCCTCTGCACGGTCGGCCTCACGGCCTGCAGCGTCGAATACCGCCCGGCCAAGACGGGCGAGGATTCGGCCCGCGCGGTCGCCGCGCTCGCGGCGGCGCGCGCCGAGTCCGCGGTCGCGTTGCGGCGCGCCAACACCCGCGTCGACACGGTCGTGCGCGTCGATACCATCTACGTCCGCGACACGCTCCCCGCGCTCGGCGAGCCCCCGGCCGACTCGCTGACGCTCAAACCCGCCGTCGTGTCGCCGGCGACTGCGACCGTCACGACCGCAGCCGTCACCCCCGCCGACCTCGACGCACTCCGCGCCCGCGGCCTGCTCGTCCCCGTCCAGGGCGTGCGCGCGGCCGATGTGCCCGACACCTTCAACGAGCGCCGCGGCGGGGGCACGCGCCCGCACGAGGCGCTCGACATCCTCGCCCCGCGCGGCACTCCGGTGCTCGCCGCCGACGACGGACGCGTCGCGAAGCTCTTCACGAGCAAGGCCGGCGGCCTCACCGTGTACGTGCTCGCCCCCGGCGACCGGCTGATCGCCTACTACGCGCACCTCGACCGTTACCGCGACGGCCTCGCCGAGGGTGCGGCCGTTCGGCGCGGCGACGTGCTCGGTTACGTCGGCTCGACCGGCGACGCCGACGCGGCCACGCCGCACCTGCACTTCGCGGTGGCCGTCGTCAACGACCCGCGCCGTTGGTGGGCCGGGACGCCGATCGACCCCAAGCCGTTCCTCCGCTGACGTGACGGCGAACCACCGGCGCGCGATCCGCGTCGCGCAACTCGGGCTCGTCGTCAACGCGGGCCTTGCCGCCGCCAAGCTCGCGGGGGGCATCTTCGGTCACACCTACGCGCTCGTCGCCGACGCGGTCGAGAGCGGCGCCGACATCCTCGCCTCGGCCATCGTCTGGGGCGGTCTCGCCGTCGCGGCGCGCCCGGCCGACCGCGACCATCCGTACGGCCACGGCAAGGCCGAGGCGCTCGCCGCGGCGGTCGTCTCGGCCCTGCTCGTCGTCGCGGCGTTCGGCATCGCGGTCGAGGCGATCCGTGAGATCCGCACCCCGCACCAGGTCCCCGCCCCCTGGACGCTCGGCGTGCTCGTCGTCGCGTTCGCGCTCAAGTGGTGGCTCATGCGCCGCGCCGGCGCGGTCGGGGCCGACACGGGGAGCACCGCCGTCCGCGCCGACGCGGGCCACCACCTGAGCGACGCGGTGACCTCCGCGGCCGCGTTCGTCGGCATCACCGTCGCGGTCGTCGGGAGCCGCGTCCACGGTCACCCCGCGTGGGCCTCGGCCGACGACTGGGCCGCGCTCCTCGCCTCGGGCGTGATCGCCTATAACGGCGTGCAGCTCCTGCGCCCCGCGCTGCACGACCTCATGGACCGCATGCCCGACGGCGCCGTGGTCGGCGCGGTCGAGCGTGCTGCGCGCGCGGTGCACGGCGTGCTCGACGTCGAGAAGCTCAACGTCCGCCGCGCCGGCACCGTCTACCACGTCGACATCCACGTCCAGGCCGCGCCGAAGACGCCCCTCGACGAGGCCCACGTGTTGGGCGGCATGGTAAAAGGCGCAATCCGCCGCGAAGTTCCCGGCGTCGACGGCGTCCTCGTACACATGGAGCCGTACGAGGGCTGAGCGCGCGGCAGTCGGCGGTGCGCGGCGCGGCTGGTACGAAACGGGCACGGCGGCCCGGTCCACCTCAGCCCCGCTGCCATGCGCGCCACCACCCGCCCGTCGAACGCCGTCCTCTGGCTGACCGCGGCCGGCGCGGCCCTCTGGACCGCCCGCACCCTCGCCCGCCGCGCTCGCCGCATCGACTTCCGCGGCCGGGTCGCCCTCGTCACGGGCGGCTCGCGCGGGCTCGGCCTCGAGATTGCCCGCCAGCTCGTCGGCGCCGGCGCGCGCGTCGCCATCTGCGCGCGCGACGAGGTCGCCCTGAGCCGCGCCCTCGCCGACCTCGTCCACCGCGCCGCCGACCGCGGCGGCCGCGCGGACGACGTGCTCGCCCTCCCCTGCGACGTCACGGTCGAAGAGGACGTCCGCGCGCTCGTCGCCGCCGTCGAGCAGCGGCTCGGGCCCGTCGACCTGCTCGTCAACGACGCCGGGACGATCGAGGTCGGCCCGTCCGAGCAGATGACCCGCGCGGACTTCGACGACGCGATGGCGACCAACTTCTACGGCGCCTTACACACCGTCCTCGCCGTCACGCCGGGCATGCGCGCGCGCCGGTCGGGGCGCGTCGTCAACATCGCGTCGATCGGCGGCAAGATCTCCGTCCCGCACCTGCTCCCCTACTCGGCGAGCAAGTTCGCGCTTGTCGGCCTCTCCGAAGGCCTCCGCGCCTCGCTCCTCAAGGACGGCGTGTTCGTCACGACGGTGTGTCCGGGCGAGATCCGCACGGGGAGCGCCGCCCACGCGGTCTTCAAGGGCGAGCAGGCGGCCGAGTACCGCTGGTTCACCTCGAGCAGCTCCGCCCCGGTCGCGGGCATGGCCGCCGACGAGGCCGCGCGCCGCGTCGTCGACGCCGCCGCGCACGGCGACGCCGAGTTGATCATGCCGACGAGCGCGTGGCTCGGGGTCAAGACGCACGGCCTCCTCCCCGGCCTCACGGCCGACCTGAGCGCCCTCGCCGAGCGGGGCCTCCCCGCGCCCGCCGCCGGCGGTACCGCGCGCCGCGCCGGACACGAGGTCGACGAGCGACTCCCGGCGTGGGCGCGCGCGGTCCAGGACCGGGCCGTCGCCGCCTACAACCAGGGCGAGCGCTTCGCGCCGTGAGCGCGAGCGCGCGCCTTACGCGAGCACCGCCGCCATCCGGTCGCGGATCGCGCCGTAGCACTCGCACGCGGCGCGCTCCAGCCCGGCGCGGTCGGTGATCCGCACCTCGCCGCGCGTCGACGCGATCAGCCCCGCGCGCCGCAACCCGCCTAACGCGCTCGCCACCGCCGGGCGGTGCACGCCCAGCATGTAGGCGAGGAACTCCTGCGTGAGCGGGAACGCGTCGGCCTCCGCCCGGTCGTGGCTCATCAACAGCCAGCGCGCGCACCGCCGCTCCAGCGTGTGCCGCCGGTTGCACGCCGCCCCCTGCGCGACCTGGTCGATGAGCGTCTGCGTGTAGCGCCGGAGGATCTCGTGCAGCACGCCCGCGGTCCGCGCGTGTCGCCGTAGCACGGGCACCCGCATCGCCTGCGCCCGCATCGGCAGCTGCACGATGCAGCGCGTCGGCATCGCCTCGACGCCGAGCACGGCGGGCACGCCGGCGACGCCCTCGCGCCCGACCATCCCGACCTCGACCGTCCCGCCGTCGGCGAGCACCAGGATGAGCGACAGCATCCCGTTCTGCGGGAAGTAGACGTGCGTGATGGGGGCGTGCGGCTCGTACACCACGTGCCGCACGGGCAGCATCACCGGCTCGAGGTGCGGGATGAGGCGCGCGTACTCCGCGCGCGGCAACCGCCGCAGGAGGTGGTTGGCCTCGGCGCGGGGCTCGGAGCGGCGGGGCGTCGGCATTCGGTTGGCGATGGTGGTGTGGCACATCATAACGCGCGGCTGCCCGAGCCCACGACCGCGCCCCGCGACGCCCGCTGCCCCGCCGTCACTGCCGCACGTGGCATGTGTGTTGATCCGTACACTTTCCGCGGCCCCGCCGCGCCCGACGCCCGGGCGCCGCACGGCCGCCCGCGCGCAGGGGCGCGCGCGACACCCGGGGCGGTGGGGGACGACCGATGGATCCGTACGGCAGCGAGCGGCGGTGGTACTGGGTGGGGACGGTGGTGCTCGCGCTCGGCGCGTTCGCCATGCTGCTGCGCTCGCGCGGCAAGCCGCGCGACTCGGAGCCGCACTACGTCTACCACATCCTGGTGTGCCTCGCGGCCGCCGTGTTCTACACGTTCATGGGGCTCGATCAGCTCCGCGTCGAAATCCCGGAGCAGACGCGACACGTCTACCTCGCGCGCTACGTCGACTGGTCGATCACCACGCCGCTCCTCCTCGCGGCGCTCTGCACCACCGCGCTCGGCGAGCTCCGCCGCCGCGCGGCGCTCGTCGTCGGCATCCTCGTCGCCGACGTCGCGATCATGGGCACCGGCCTCGCCGCCGCGCTCTCGCACGTCCAGGGTGCGAAGGTGACGTGGTACCTCGTCAGCTGCGCCTTCCAACTCGCCGTCTACGCCCTCATCTGGGGCCCGCTCCGCCGCGAGGCGACCGGTCAGCAGAGCGCGACCGTGGGCGCGGTCTTCACGCGCAACGCCACGGTGCTCTCCGTGCTCTGGGTGCTCTACCCGCTCGTCTGGCTCGGCGCGCCCGAGGGGTTCCGCCTCTTCGAAGCCCCGACCGAGGCGCTGATCTTCCTCGTCCTCGACATCATCGCCAAGGTCGGCTACGGCTTCATGACGCTCGCCGGCAGCGCGCAGCTCGAGCCGCAATCCGCCCACTATCGGCCCGTCGTCGAGCCGATCACGTCGCTCCCGCCCGACCCGTCGTCCGGCCGCGCGGGCTCCGAGCGCGAGCGCGCCCGCGAACGCCGCGAGCTCGCCGGCGCGGGCGGCGGCCGGTAGCGCGGCCGGTAGCGCGGCCGCCGGGCAGCCGCCGCGCGTAATCGTTAGGCGACCGCGGTGCGCGCGGACGTCGCGATCGTCGGCGCGGGGTGTGCGGGCCTCAGCCTCGCCGCGCGCCTCGCGGACGCGGGTCCGCGCGCCGGCCGCGTCGTCCTCCTCGACGAACGCACCACCTTCGCCCGCGACCGCACGTGGTGCTTCTGGGACGTGCACCCGCACCCGTTCGCCGCGGCCGTCACGCACCGCTGGGCGCGCTGGCGCGTGCGGGGCCCGGACTGCACCGACGTCGTCCGCACCTCGACGCGTTACGCCTACCAGCACGTCCCGGCCGACGCCTTCTACGCCGCCGCCCTCGCGCGCGTCGCGGCCGCGCCGCACGTCGAGCTCCGGCTCGGCGAACGCGCCGACGCCGTGGCCGACGCGCGCGACGCGCGCGTCGCGGTCGTCGTGCACACGACCCACGGCGCACTCCACGCCGCGCACGTCTTCGATAGTCGGCCCGGCCCTCCGCCCGCCCGCGCCGACCAGCTGCGCGCCGGCTACCCCGACCCTCGGCCGCACGCGACGCGCCTCGTCCAGGCATTCGCCGGGGCCGTCGTGCGCACCGCCGCGCCGGTGTTCGACGCCGGCACGGCGACGCTGATGGATTTCACCGCCGACCAGCCCGGCGACGGCTTTCCGTTCGGCTACGTGCTCCCCTACTCGGCCCACGAGGCGCTCGTCGAACTCGCCATGATCGCGGAACGTGCGCCCACAGCCGCCGTGCTCGAGGCCGCACTCGCGCGCTACGCCGCCCGCCTCACGGGCGGCGTCCACGTCACGCGCTCGCGCGAAGCCGGCGTCATTCCGATGGACGCCGCGCTGGTCGAACGCCGTCCCTCGCCGCGGGTCACCCGCATCGGCGTCGCCGGCGGCATGGCGAAGCCGTCC
The Gemmatimonadetes bacterium T265 genome window above contains:
- the czcD gene encoding cation transporter, whose translation is MTANHRRAIRVAQLGLVVNAGLAAAKLAGGIFGHTYALVADAVESGADILASAIVWGGLAVAARPADRDHPYGHGKAEALAAAVVSALLVVAAFGIAVEAIREIRTPHQVPAPWTLGVLVVAFALKWWLMRRAGAVGADTGSTAVRADAGHHLSDAVTSAAAFVGITVAVVGSRVHGHPAWASADDWAALLASGVIAYNGVQLLRPALHDLMDRMPDGAVVGAVERAARAVHGVLDVEKLNVRRAGTVYHVDIHVQAAPKTPLDEAHVLGGMVKGAIRREVPGVDGVLVHMEPYEG
- a CDS encoding ketoacyl reductase; the protein is MRATTRPSNAVLWLTAAGAALWTARTLARRARRIDFRGRVALVTGGSRGLGLEIARQLVGAGARVAICARDEVALSRALADLVHRAADRGGRADDVLALPCDVTVEEDVRALVAAVEQRLGPVDLLVNDAGTIEVGPSEQMTRADFDDAMATNFYGALHTVLAVTPGMRARRSGRVVNIASIGGKISVPHLLPYSASKFALVGLSEGLRASLLKDGVFVTTVCPGEIRTGSAAHAVFKGEQAAEYRWFTSSSSAPVAGMAADEAARRVVDAAAHGDAELIMPTSAWLGVKTHGLLPGLTADLSALAERGLPAPAAGGTARRAGHEVDERLPAWARAVQDRAVAAYNQGERFAP
- a CDS encoding rhodopsin, with amino-acid sequence MDPYGSERRWYWVGTVVLALGAFAMLLRSRGKPRDSEPHYVYHILVCLAAAVFYTFMGLDQLRVEIPEQTRHVYLARYVDWSITTPLLLAALCTTALGELRRRAALVVGILVADVAIMGTGLAAALSHVQGAKVTWYLVSCAFQLAVYALIWGPLRREATGQQSATVGAVFTRNATVLSVLWVLYPLVWLGAPEGFRLFEAPTEALIFLVLDIIAKVGYGFMTLAGSAQLEPQSAHYRPVVEPITSLPPDPSSGRAGSERERARERRELAGAGGGR
- a CDS encoding lycopene cyclase, coding for MRADVAIVGAGCAGLSLAARLADAGPRAGRVVLLDERTTFARDRTWCFWDVHPHPFAAAVTHRWARWRVRGPDCTDVVRTSTRYAYQHVPADAFYAAALARVAAAPHVELRLGERADAVADARDARVAVVVHTTHGALHAAHVFDSRPGPPPARADQLRAGYPDPRPHATRLVQAFAGAVVRTAAPVFDAGTATLMDFTADQPGDGFPFGYVLPYSAHEALVELAMIAERAPTAAVLEAALARYAARLTGGVHVTRSREAGVIPMDAALVERRPSPRVTRIGVAGGMAKPSTGYAFLAIQRDSAALARAVVTSVLGQASRPRGSVARWLDHVFLRRLHAAPTAAPALFTRLFAVADPDALVRFLSDVGSPGDAARVITALPPLPFVAEACRLAAA